In Tenrec ecaudatus isolate mTenEca1 chromosome 4, mTenEca1.hap1, whole genome shotgun sequence, a single window of DNA contains:
- the ANO9 gene encoding anoctamin-9: MQGEDSSGAAPEDSIPLISIHSCENSPGQSLEGPTSAGPMQSPCLLLVPRCPEEGPQQPPRHLTAARPSWDYVFVTSLHQKPQKQHRLQKLLEELARKGFQYKEMQYQHKKYFGIRAKDTPFLQHCQLLMAPEGSASRAQLATDSTLETTRIRLIYTFIEGSAKTDDEDFYKLKKARVFEDGFFLHTMLVSPKEGPGEGPGGGPRPQLTKTEEKLRKWAQWRSMFKVQPVDAIRDYFGEKVALYFAWLGWYTCMLVPAALVGLIVFLSGFALFDASQISKEICEAHHIILCPRGDHFHEAQRLSDTCTFAKLTHLFDNEGTVVFAIFMALWATVFLEVWKRQRASVVQHWNLCGWDEVEDEMVMEMMNCPEYEPKNHRHSYLHSALVLFLSLVMICVMIGMAHILVVYRVLAAALFSYWASPLLAAQVTTVVVVSGALVHYVTIVIMTKINRCVALKLSEFEKPRSFSERESKFTVKFFMLQFFTHFSSLIYIAFILGRINGHPGKSVRLAGLWKLEECHLSGCMMDLFVQMAVIMGLKQTLSNCMEYLSPWFRNKWRSYNFGHLSNDPELKEWQRNYLLDPVTTFSLFDEFMEMMMQYGFTTLFVAAFPLAPLLALISNLVEIRLDAIKMVRLQRRLIPRKAKDIGTWLQVLETIGVLAVISNGLVIAVTSEFIPRVVYKYHYGPCQLMDCPPVDCLAGYVNHSLSVFQVKDFERPLHGKSWETVTECRYRDYRDGHEENYSLSKKFWFLLAIRLVFLILFEHVALCIKLIAAWFVPDVPQKVKNRVLVNKFKRVKEKMHQETHRPQSEGPEFPSASSSFPKSTAVAGLHLPLLLLGHLPLRTCPVPLVPSAGAGVGVQQGDLREEVI, encoded by the exons ATGCAG GGTGAAGACAGCAGCGGGGCCGCCCCAGAGGACAGCATCCCCCTGATCAGCATCCACTCTTGTGAAAACTCTCCtggccagtccctggaagggCCCACCTCTGCTGGACCCATGCAATCTCCCTGTCTCCTGTTGGTGCCCCGCTGCCCAGAGGAGGGGCCCCAGCAACCTCCCCGACACCTGACTGCTGCCAGGCCATCCTGGGACTATGTGTTCGTGACCAGCCTCCACCAGAAGCCCCAGAAGCAACATCGGCTGCAGAAGCTGCTGGAGGAGTTGGCCAGAAAGGGCTTCCAGTACAAG GAGATGCAGTACCAGCATAAGAAGTACTTCGGGATCCGAGCCAAGGACACGCCCTTCCTTCAGCACTGCCAACTGCTCATGGCGCCCGAGGGGTCTGCAAGCCGGGCCCAGCTGGCCACGGACTCCACGCTAGAAACCACGCG GATCCGCCTTATCTACACCTTCATCGAGGGAAGCGcaaagactgatgacg AGGACTTCTATAAGTTGAAGAAGGCCCGAGTCTTTGAGGACGGCTTTTTCTTGCACACGATGCTGGTTAGCCCCAAGGAGGGGCCTGGAGAGGGACCTGGAGGTGGGCCGAGGCCACAGCTCACGAAGACAGAGGAGAAACTGAGGAAGTGGGCCCAGTGGAGAAGTATGTTCAAGGTGCAGCCGGTTGATGCCATCAG GGACTACTTTGGTGAGAAAGTGGCGCTGTACTTCGCCTGGCTTGGCTGGTATACATGCATGCTGGTGCCCGCGGCTTTGGTCGGTCTCATAGTCTTCTTGAGCGGCTTTGCCCTATTTGATGCCAGTCAAATCAG CAAGGAGATCTGTGAGGCCCACCACATCATCCTGTGTCCCCGGGGAGACCACTTCCACGAGGCCCAGCGGCTTTCAGACACTTGCACTTTCGCCAAG cTGACGCACCTCTTTGACAACGAGGGCACCGTGGTGTTCGCGATCTTCATGGCTCTCTGGG ccaccgtgttccTGGAGGTCTGGAAACGACAACGTGCTTCAGTGGTTCAGCACTGGAATCTGTGTGGCTGGGACGAGGTCGAG GACGAGATGGTGATGGAGATGATGAACTGCCCGGAGTACGAACCCAAGAATCACCGGCACTCCTACCTGCACAGCGCCCTcgtcctcttcctgtctctcgTCATG ATCTGCGTCATGATCGGCATGGCTCACATCCTGGTCGTCTACCGCGTCCTGGCTGCAGCCCTCTTCAGCTACTGGGCCTCGCCCCTGCTGGCTGCGCAGGTGACCACAGTTGTCGTGGTCTCAGGGGCCCTCGTGCACTACGTAACCATCGTCATCATGACCAAG ATCAACAGGTGTGTGGCCCTGAAGCTCAGTGAGTTTG AGAAGCCCCGATCCTTCTCGGAGCGTGAGAGCAAGTTCACGGTCAAGTTCTTCATGCTCCAGTTTTTTACTCATTTCTCCTCCCTCATCTACATCGCCTTCATCCTGGGCAG gatCAACGGCCACCCCGGGAAGTCTGTGCGCCTCGCAGGGCTGTGGAAGCTGGAGGAG tgCCATCTCAGCGGCTGCATGATGGACCTGTTCGTGCAGATGGCCGTGATCATGGGTCTGAAACAGACACTGAGCAACTGCATGGAGTACCTGAGCCC GTGGTTTCGGAACAAGTGGCGCTCCTACAATTTCGGCCACCTGTCCAATGACCCTGAGCTGAAGGAGTGGCAGCGGAATTACCTCCTGGACCCGGTCACCACCTTCAGCCTGTTTGATGAGTTCATGGAGATGA TGATGCAGTATGGCTTCACCACGCTCTTCGTGGCCGCCTTCCCGCTGGCCCCGCTGCTTGCTCTGATCAGCAACCTTGTGGAGATCCGCCTGGACGCCATCAAGATGGTGAGGCTGCAGCGCCGCCTCATCCCTCGCAAGGCCAAGGACATTG GGACGTGGCTGCAGGTGCTAGAGACCATCGGCGTGCTGGCGGTCATCTCCAACGGGCTAGTCATTGCGGTCACCTCCGAGTTCATCCCAAGGGTGGTATACAAGTACCACTATGGCCCGTGCCAGTTGATGGACTGCCCTCCTGTGGA ctgCCTCGCCGGCTATGTCAACCACAGTCTGTCCGTGTTCCAAGTGAAGGACTTCGAGAGACCTCTGCACGGGAAGAGCTGGGAGACTGTGACTGAGTGCAG GTACCGGGATTACCGCGATGGCCACGAGGAGAACTACAGCCTCTCCAAGAAGTTCTGGTTCCTTCTGGCCATCAGACTGGTCTTCCTCATCCTCTTCGAG CACGTGGCCTTGTGCATCAAGCTCATCGCTGCCTGGTTCGTGCCCGACGTCCCTCAGAAGGTCAAAAACAGAGTTCTCGTaaacaagttcaagagggtcaagGAGAAGATGCACCAGGAGACACACAGGCCACAATCGGAGGGGCCAGAATTCCCCTCGGCATCCAGCTCCTTCCCCAAGAGCACAGCTGT GGCGGGGCTGCACCTGCCGCTACTGCTGCTGGGCCATTTGCCGCTGCGCACCTGCCCAG TTCCACTAGTGCCCTCTGCAGGGGCCGGAGTTGGTGTTCAGCAGGGTGACCTGAGGGAGGAGGTGATCTGA
- the SIGIRR gene encoding single Ig IL-1-related receptor, which translates to MAGVCDSNPDFLSPAGDQVLRPALNSVLTLNCTARVATGPPCTQPSVQWLKDGLPLGNRSHYSLQEGLWAGASLSAGFVSSVLGMNLTSAEDYGVFTCSVYNVSSPSITLRRTGSPGHVAAVLASVLVLLVLLLAALLYVKCRLNVLLWCQEAYGEVELNDGKLYDAFVSYSDCPEDRKFVNFILKPQLERCRGYKLFLDDRDLLPRAEPSADLLVNLSRCRRLIVVLSDAFLGRAWCSHSFREGLCRLLELTRRPIFITFEGQRRDPAHPALRLLRQHRHLVTLLLWKPGSVTPSSDFWKELQLALPRKVRYRVAEGDPQTQLQEDKDPMLIVRGSVPEAQTLEPQLDPDPEGDLGVRGPIFGEPIVPAHPSSVALGETRDSEVDVSDLGSRNYCARTDFYCLVSEDDV; encoded by the exons ATGGCAG GTGTCTGTGACAGCAACCCCGACTTCCTCTCTCCGGCTGGAGATCAGGTCCTGAGGCCTGCCCTGAATAGTGTCCTCACGCTGAACTGCACGGCCCGGGTGGCCACTGGCCCTCCCTGTACCCAGCCCTCAGTGCAGTGGCTGAAAGATGGGCTGCCCCTGGGCAACAGAAGCCACTACAGCCTCCAGGAGGGTTTATG GGCCGGGGCCAGCCTGTCCGCAGGGTTTGTGTCCAGTGTCCTGGGCATGAACCTGACCAGTGCCGAGGACTATGGCGTTTTCACCTGCTCTGTCTACAATGTCAGTTCCCCCTCCATCACACTGAGGAGAACAG GGTCACCGGGCCATGTAGCCGCGGTGCTGGCCTCCGTCCTGGTCCTGCTAGTGCTGCTGCTGGCCGCACTGCTCTACGTTAAGTGCCGTCTGAACGTGCTGCTGTGGTGTCAGGAAGCCTACGGCGAGGTGGAGCTGAACG ACGGCAAGCTCTACGACGCCTTCGTGTCCTATAGCGACTGCCCGGAGGACCGCAAGTTCgtgaacttcatcctgaagccgCAGCTGGAGCGCTGCCGGGGCTACAAGCTCTTCCTGGATGACCGAGATCTCCTGCCCCGAGCGG AGCCTTCCGCCGACCtgctggtgaacttgagtcgCTGCAGGCGCCTCATCGTGGTGCTGTCCGACGCCTTTCTGGGTCGGGCCTGGTGCAGCCACAGCTTCCG GGAGGGCCTGTGCCGGCTGCTGGAGCTCACGCGCAGACCCATCTTCATCACCTTCGAGGGCCAGAGGCGCGACCCCGCGCACCCAGCGCTTCGTCTGCTGCGCCAGCACCGCCACCTGGTGACCCTGCTGCTCTGGAAGCCCGGCTCCGTG ACGCCTTcttctgatttttggaaagagctGCAGCTGGCGCTGCCGAGGAAGGTGCGCTACCGGGTGGCTGAGGGGGACCCACAGACGCAGTTGCAGGAGGACAAGGACCCCATGCTCATTGTGCGAGGCAGCGTCCCAGAGGCTCAGACCCTGGAGCCCCAGCTAGACCCGGACCCCGAGGGAGACCTAG GTGTCCGAGGGCCTATTTTCGGGGAGCCCATCGTTCCAGCGCATCCGAGCAGTGTTGCGCTGGGAGAGACCCGGGATAGCGAGGTGGACGTTTCTGACCTTGGGTCCCGGAACTATTGCGCACGCACAGACTTCTACTGCCTGGTGTCAGAGGACGACGTGTAA